In Setaria italica strain Yugu1 chromosome I, Setaria_italica_v2.0, whole genome shotgun sequence, the genomic window AGAACTAGTCTTCTTGCCAGCTTCCATTTTCCTTTAATCTGTGGAAGTTTTTACATGAAATCGTGCTTGCACGAAACATTGTACTAATCTGTAAATCAGCAAGCAGGCTCCAAGTGTGAGAGGCTTGCATTGCATCTTGTTCTGAAGGTGATACTAATCAGGATCTTTTTACCTTCATGATCGTAACAGACAACTTGCACAGGCTGGGGCACATGTTGTTATGGCAGTTAGGAGACCCAAAGTGGCGCAAGAGTTGATTCAGAAATGGCAGAAtgaaaattcagaaacaggaacACCACTAAATGCTGAGGTAATTTTGAAAAGGTGCTTGCTATAGGGTCCTGGTTGATGGATGAGGGCTTTTAACATGCTAAGTATATTTTATACAGTGTGACCTGATTGTTTTGTTGCCTCCTGGCATATTGCTTTTCTTTTCCAATTTGATGCACTGCCATTGATTTGAGCTTCTGATTTTATCGTATCAAGATGTATGCCCTTAACCATTTATGTTGTCCAAtgggccggggggggggggggggggacttaTATTTATGCTCACACTCGACATCTATAATCAATCACAAAATATGCATACCTTTATTGGTGAAGACGAAAGGCATGCTTATAACTTTGTTTGTCATAACTATTGATTTGGTTTAGCTACAAGGTATTTGATGTTTCTTAAATATTACTCTTTAAGGTGATGGAGCTTGACCTGCTTTCCCTTGATTCGGTTGTAAAATTTGCTGATGCTTGGAATGCTCGTATGGCACCCCTACATGTGTTGATCAACAATGCTGGAATCTTCGCTATAGGAGGTATGTTTCATCATTAACACAATCCTTTGGATGTTGACCTTCTAGGATTCGTTTATGATGATGAGTTGTATCAGAGATAACCAGCTCTTTCGCTTTCATGTAGAACCTCAGCGTTTTTCAAAGGATGGTCATGAAGAACACATGCAAGTAAACCATCTTGCACCTGCATTACTGGCGATGTTGCTTATACCCTCCCTTCTCCGTGGTTCTCCCAGCAGAATTGTTAATGTTAATTCAATTGTGAGTTCTTCTGTCACCAATTCTGCTCTAGTGTGCAGTTTTCTACCATGAATGCAATCGAATATTTATCCAAGCCCAAACATTTTGAATTCTGATGTCAATTTGAATTCAACTAACTTGTAATTCTACAGTTTTTCTTTTGTACACTAACAGCATCCCACATGTATGCCTCCAATTACAGATGCACACTGTAGGTTTTGTTGACGCTGAAGATATGAACTTGAGAAAGCGGAAATATAGAAGTTGGTTGGGATATTCAAATAGCAAGTTAGCGCAGgtatcatattttttttatagatTGCTAATAAAATGCCGTTCCCTTTTTGTTCTCCAActgttttttcttctcttgatCCGTTCTATCATAACAGTGCTTTAACCTATACATGTATGCATACTATTTCATGTTGGTTAGGTCTGAACTATTCTTTGTTTCACTCTCAGGTAAAATTTAGTAGCATGCTTCATAAGAGAATCCCTGCAGAAGCTGGCATCAATGTTGTTTGTGCTTCCCCTGGGATCGTCGACACGAATGTTGTGAGTTCAACTTCCAATTCGTTTTTTCTCTAATCCTCCAATCGTTTGTGCTGTTTCATGAGGTGAATTCTTATAACATATCTGCATACCCAACATTCACATTTGAGAAATATATAAAGGCTTGGAATTATCCCTTTTGATTAATTGAACACAATGACAGATGAAGAAAAACCTTATTTAAAAGGTGCATATATTACTGGATAAGTGGTTCACATGTACAATGTATCAAAccattcttcttttcttttgtctGTTTCTTCGCAAAATGTTGACACTCATTGTATGCGACACAGGCAAGAGATCTTCCTAAGGTTGTTGTAGCTGCCTATCATTTGATTCCCTACTTCATATTTAATGCTC contains:
- the LOC101777889 gene encoding retinol dehydrogenase 12, whose amino-acid sequence is MAGDLRHRRAPPPEDGDEGASPAEESAAAVDNGKEGAGERNGKREALGWLEWGRGWMAIVGEFLFQRIAASHLANPLELPPLDGVSIVVTGATSGIGLEIARQLAQAGAHVVMAVRRPKVAQELIQKWQNENSETGTPLNAEVMELDLLSLDSVVKFADAWNARMAPLHVLINNAGIFAIGEPQRFSKDGHEEHMQVNHLAPALLAMLLIPSLLRGSPSRIVNVNSIMHTVGFVDAEDMNLRKRKYRSWLGYSNSKLAQVKFSSMLHKRIPAEAGINVVCASPGIVDTNVARDLPKVVVAAYHLIPYFIFNAQEGSRSTLFAASDPQVPEYCEMLKSENWPVCACISYDCNPMNASEEAHNLETSELVWEKTLEMIGLPPDALEKLIAGESVQCCYGQQEAE